The Prinia subflava isolate CZ2003 ecotype Zambia chromosome 15, Cam_Psub_1.2, whole genome shotgun sequence genome contains a region encoding:
- the CHRNB4 gene encoding neuronal acetylcholine receptor subunit beta-4 isoform X1, translating into MRKMHSLVLFVVGSFCLHASMAADAEEKLMNHLLSPDRYNKLIRPAVNSSQLVSIELQVSLAQLISVNEREQIMTTNVWLNQEWIDYRLAWKPSDYEGINKLRIPAKHIWLPDIVLYNNADGTYEVSLYTNAIVKNNGSILWLPPAIYKSACKIEVKHFPFDQQNCTLKFRSWTYDHTEIDMVLKTSMASMDDFTPSGEWDIVALPGRRTVNPLDPNYVDVTYDFIIKRKPLFYTINLIIPCVLITSLAILVFYLPSDCGEKMTLCISVLLALTVFLLLISKIVPPTSLDVPLIGKYLMFTMVLVTFSIVTSVCVLNVHHRSPSTHTMPPWVKLVFLERLPAYLFMKRPENNSPRQKPCNCKKTKAENPCMEPSDFYKNSTYFLNTASAKRYDMKVSETLDNVSSHRDFRLRTGAKFSPEVQEAIDGVSFIAEHMKSDDNDQSVIEDWKYVAMVVDRLFLWIFVLVCVLGTVGLFLQPLFQNHTAAINP; encoded by the exons CAAGCAtggcagcagatgctgaagaaaaactAATGAACCACCTACTGAGTCCTGACAGATACAATAAGTTAATTCGACCAGCTGTCAACTCCTCCCAGTTGGTATCCATAGAACTGCAggtttccctggcacagctcatcAGTGTG AATGAACGGGAGCAGATCATGACTACGAACGTCTGGCTGAACCAG GAGTGGATTGATTATCGGCTGGCTTGGAAGCCCTCTGACTACGAAGGAATAAATAAACTGAGAATACCTGCAAAACACATCTGGTTGCCAGACATTGTGCTTTACAATAA CGCGGACGGGACGTACGAGGTCTCGCTGTACACAAATGCCATTGTAAAGAACAATGGAAGCATTCTCTGGTTGCCACCAGCCATTTACAAGAGTGCCTGCAAGATTGAGGTGAAGCATTTCCCATTTGACCAGCAGAACTGCACCCTGAAGTTCCGGTCCTGGACATACGACCACACAGAAATTGATATGGTGCTTAAGACTTCCATGGCAAGCATGGACGACTTCACGCCAAGCGGAGAGTGGGACATTGTAGCACTCCCAGGAAGAAGGACTGTAAACCCTCTGGACCCCAATTATGTCGATGTGACATATGACTTCATTATCAAAAGGAAACCACTTTTTTATACCATCAATCTTATCATTCCCTGTGTGCTAATTACATCCTTAGCCATCCTAGTATTCTACTTGCCTTCAGACTGTGGTGAAAAAATGACCTTATGCATATCTGTGTTGCTTGCCTTGACTGTGTTCTTGCTGCTGATCTCCAAAATTGTCCCTCCGACATCTCTAGATGTTCCACTGATTGGGAAGTATCTCATGTTCACAATGGTGCTGGTGACCTTCTCAATAGTCACCAGTGTCTGTGTGCTCAATGTCCACCACAGATCTCCAAGCACTCACACTATGCCCCCCTGGGTAAAGCTGGTTTTCCTTGAAAGACTCCCGGCCTATCTGTTCATGAAGCGCCCAGAAAATAATTCTCCACGGCAAAAGCCATGCAACtgcaaaaagacaaaagcagagaaTCCTTGTATGGAACCATCTGACTTCTACAAGAACTCTACCTACTTTTTGAATACAGCTTCTGCCAAAAGATATGATATGAAAGTCTCTGAGACACTTGACAATGTCAGCAGTCATCGAGATTTTAGGTTAAGAACAGGTGCAAAATTTTCTCCTGAAGTGCAAGAAGCAATTGATGGAGTCAGTTTTATAGCAGAGCACATGAAAAGCGATGACAATGACCAGAGT GTCATTGAAGATTGGAAGTATGTTGCCATGGTAGTGGACAGGCTGTTTCTCTGGATATTTGTCCTTGTTTGTGTCCTGGGGACTGTTGGATTGTTTCTGCAACCACTTTTTCAAAACCACACTGCTGCCATAAACCCTTAG
- the CHRNB4 gene encoding neuronal acetylcholine receptor subunit beta-4 isoform X3 has translation MNHLLSPDRYNKLIRPAVNSSQLVSIELQVSLAQLISVNEREQIMTTNVWLNQEWIDYRLAWKPSDYEGINKLRIPAKHIWLPDIVLYNNADGTYEVSLYTNAIVKNNGSILWLPPAIYKSACKIEVKHFPFDQQNCTLKFRSWTYDHTEIDMVLKTSMASMDDFTPSGEWDIVALPGRRTVNPLDPNYVDVTYDFIIKRKPLFYTINLIIPCVLITSLAILVFYLPSDCGEKMTLCISVLLALTVFLLLISKIVPPTSLDVPLIGKYLMFTMVLVTFSIVTSVCVLNVHHRSPSTHTMPPWVKLVFLERLPAYLFMKRPENNSPRQKPCNCKKTKAENPCMEPSDFYKNSTYFLNTASAKRYDMKVSETLDNVSSHRDFRLRTGAKFSPEVQEAIDGVSFIAEHMKSDDNDQSVIEDWKYVAMVVDRLFLWIFVLVCVLGTVGLFLQPLFQNHTAAINP, from the exons ATGAACCACCTACTGAGTCCTGACAGATACAATAAGTTAATTCGACCAGCTGTCAACTCCTCCCAGTTGGTATCCATAGAACTGCAggtttccctggcacagctcatcAGTGTG AATGAACGGGAGCAGATCATGACTACGAACGTCTGGCTGAACCAG GAGTGGATTGATTATCGGCTGGCTTGGAAGCCCTCTGACTACGAAGGAATAAATAAACTGAGAATACCTGCAAAACACATCTGGTTGCCAGACATTGTGCTTTACAATAA CGCGGACGGGACGTACGAGGTCTCGCTGTACACAAATGCCATTGTAAAGAACAATGGAAGCATTCTCTGGTTGCCACCAGCCATTTACAAGAGTGCCTGCAAGATTGAGGTGAAGCATTTCCCATTTGACCAGCAGAACTGCACCCTGAAGTTCCGGTCCTGGACATACGACCACACAGAAATTGATATGGTGCTTAAGACTTCCATGGCAAGCATGGACGACTTCACGCCAAGCGGAGAGTGGGACATTGTAGCACTCCCAGGAAGAAGGACTGTAAACCCTCTGGACCCCAATTATGTCGATGTGACATATGACTTCATTATCAAAAGGAAACCACTTTTTTATACCATCAATCTTATCATTCCCTGTGTGCTAATTACATCCTTAGCCATCCTAGTATTCTACTTGCCTTCAGACTGTGGTGAAAAAATGACCTTATGCATATCTGTGTTGCTTGCCTTGACTGTGTTCTTGCTGCTGATCTCCAAAATTGTCCCTCCGACATCTCTAGATGTTCCACTGATTGGGAAGTATCTCATGTTCACAATGGTGCTGGTGACCTTCTCAATAGTCACCAGTGTCTGTGTGCTCAATGTCCACCACAGATCTCCAAGCACTCACACTATGCCCCCCTGGGTAAAGCTGGTTTTCCTTGAAAGACTCCCGGCCTATCTGTTCATGAAGCGCCCAGAAAATAATTCTCCACGGCAAAAGCCATGCAACtgcaaaaagacaaaagcagagaaTCCTTGTATGGAACCATCTGACTTCTACAAGAACTCTACCTACTTTTTGAATACAGCTTCTGCCAAAAGATATGATATGAAAGTCTCTGAGACACTTGACAATGTCAGCAGTCATCGAGATTTTAGGTTAAGAACAGGTGCAAAATTTTCTCCTGAAGTGCAAGAAGCAATTGATGGAGTCAGTTTTATAGCAGAGCACATGAAAAGCGATGACAATGACCAGAGT GTCATTGAAGATTGGAAGTATGTTGCCATGGTAGTGGACAGGCTGTTTCTCTGGATATTTGTCCTTGTTTGTGTCCTGGGGACTGTTGGATTGTTTCTGCAACCACTTTTTCAAAACCACACTGCTGCCATAAACCCTTAG
- the CHRNB4 gene encoding neuronal acetylcholine receptor subunit beta-4 isoform X2: MRKMHSLVLFVVGSFCLHGNMAADAEEKLMNHLLSPDRYNKLIRPAVNSSQLVSIELQVSLAQLISVNEREQIMTTNVWLNQEWIDYRLAWKPSDYEGINKLRIPAKHIWLPDIVLYNNADGTYEVSLYTNAIVKNNGSILWLPPAIYKSACKIEVKHFPFDQQNCTLKFRSWTYDHTEIDMVLKTSMASMDDFTPSGEWDIVALPGRRTVNPLDPNYVDVTYDFIIKRKPLFYTINLIIPCVLITSLAILVFYLPSDCGEKMTLCISVLLALTVFLLLISKIVPPTSLDVPLIGKYLMFTMVLVTFSIVTSVCVLNVHHRSPSTHTMPPWVKLVFLERLPAYLFMKRPENNSPRQKPCNCKKTKAENPCMEPSDFYKNSTYFLNTASAKRYDMKVSETLDNVSSHRDFRLRTGAKFSPEVQEAIDGVSFIAEHMKSDDNDQSVIEDWKYVAMVVDRLFLWIFVLVCVLGTVGLFLQPLFQNHTAAINP, translated from the exons CAtggcagcagatgctgaagaaaaactAATGAACCACCTACTGAGTCCTGACAGATACAATAAGTTAATTCGACCAGCTGTCAACTCCTCCCAGTTGGTATCCATAGAACTGCAggtttccctggcacagctcatcAGTGTG AATGAACGGGAGCAGATCATGACTACGAACGTCTGGCTGAACCAG GAGTGGATTGATTATCGGCTGGCTTGGAAGCCCTCTGACTACGAAGGAATAAATAAACTGAGAATACCTGCAAAACACATCTGGTTGCCAGACATTGTGCTTTACAATAA CGCGGACGGGACGTACGAGGTCTCGCTGTACACAAATGCCATTGTAAAGAACAATGGAAGCATTCTCTGGTTGCCACCAGCCATTTACAAGAGTGCCTGCAAGATTGAGGTGAAGCATTTCCCATTTGACCAGCAGAACTGCACCCTGAAGTTCCGGTCCTGGACATACGACCACACAGAAATTGATATGGTGCTTAAGACTTCCATGGCAAGCATGGACGACTTCACGCCAAGCGGAGAGTGGGACATTGTAGCACTCCCAGGAAGAAGGACTGTAAACCCTCTGGACCCCAATTATGTCGATGTGACATATGACTTCATTATCAAAAGGAAACCACTTTTTTATACCATCAATCTTATCATTCCCTGTGTGCTAATTACATCCTTAGCCATCCTAGTATTCTACTTGCCTTCAGACTGTGGTGAAAAAATGACCTTATGCATATCTGTGTTGCTTGCCTTGACTGTGTTCTTGCTGCTGATCTCCAAAATTGTCCCTCCGACATCTCTAGATGTTCCACTGATTGGGAAGTATCTCATGTTCACAATGGTGCTGGTGACCTTCTCAATAGTCACCAGTGTCTGTGTGCTCAATGTCCACCACAGATCTCCAAGCACTCACACTATGCCCCCCTGGGTAAAGCTGGTTTTCCTTGAAAGACTCCCGGCCTATCTGTTCATGAAGCGCCCAGAAAATAATTCTCCACGGCAAAAGCCATGCAACtgcaaaaagacaaaagcagagaaTCCTTGTATGGAACCATCTGACTTCTACAAGAACTCTACCTACTTTTTGAATACAGCTTCTGCCAAAAGATATGATATGAAAGTCTCTGAGACACTTGACAATGTCAGCAGTCATCGAGATTTTAGGTTAAGAACAGGTGCAAAATTTTCTCCTGAAGTGCAAGAAGCAATTGATGGAGTCAGTTTTATAGCAGAGCACATGAAAAGCGATGACAATGACCAGAGT GTCATTGAAGATTGGAAGTATGTTGCCATGGTAGTGGACAGGCTGTTTCTCTGGATATTTGTCCTTGTTTGTGTCCTGGGGACTGTTGGATTGTTTCTGCAACCACTTTTTCAAAACCACACTGCTGCCATAAACCCTTAG